The DNA window CAATTATTGTGATATGAAGCATTTTcggttattaattaatttggcaTCTAAAGTATGCACTATTTGATTAGGTGGGAAATGTGAGAAAAACAATTGGTAAGGATATGGATGGTACTACAAGCAGCTCAAGCTTAAGTGGGTTGCGTCGTGAACTGATGCGACTACCCAATTCACATCAGAATGAGAGAACCCATCAATATAACACCACCAATAATAATGATGATTTTATATCATCAGAATCCGATCAACAAATGCTGCTCATAAAGTagtttcttctttcttccctgTCCTCAGCTTTTCAATTTCGTAGAATccttattacaaatttatttttgataatggTTCTTAAACATGATGCCTGAAAGCATACAAAGTAAAAGACCAAGGTAACTGTCAAACAAGCATAAAACCCAAAgtcaacattttaaattgaacCTGCAGGCAACAGGATGAAGAGCTGGATCAGCTTAGTGCAAGTGTTGAGAGAATTGGAGATGTTGGACTCACCATACATGAAGAGCTTCTTGCACAGGTGACTTTTTCTTGACTCCAAGTTTTTGAGCATATTCTAATGGATTATAGTTCTAAATgataacacattatattttgAATGCATGAAGAAAACTAACAAAAACACGTTATGCTCATTATGTCACAGGAGAATATCATTGGTGAATTGGGAACGGAAATGGAAAGTACTTCCAATCGCCTCGATTTTGTTCAGGTGAACTTTTCTTTACCCCACTCCCTCCATTTGAATTTGACTTCATCTTGCTGCAATGAAGTCACATATATAGATTTGAATAACACTAggaacttgtttgatctttgatgATTAATGTTTTAAACTGTCATCAAAGATAAAACAAGGTTATTTTAGTGTTCAATTAACTGTATATTTTCCTTTCGAAaaagaaatttgtttattatatagaCGATTCAAtgagttaaattaataatgtatgCAGAAAAAGGTGGGCATGGTGATGAAGAAGGCTGGAGTTAAGGGACAATTAATGATGATACTTTTCTTGGTTGTTCTATTCATTATCCTATTTGTTCTAGTATTCCTCACCTAAATTATTAGATACAGGCACCGCTTACTAGTGTTTTTATAGTGAGAATTATCAAATGATCTTAAGACATGTCTTGACTCTATGTTTCTTTTATGACCATAATTCGAGGCTTGCATTTTTATAGTCATATATCTGGTTTTTGTCAGATTTATATATGGGATCATTAAGGTTGTTTTTGTTACAGTCGAGTTGTATAAATGATGGTGTCATATCCATAATTGCATAGTTTTCCGTTAAGATATAAGTGTTTCGGTTTGTTGATCAAAATGCACATGCAAAcctttaaacttttatttactAACTTTTAATCCGTGAACGGTTAGAAGGTCGTTTGATCCAATGACGAATttgtaactattttttttattttttttttaatgtatatgagcaaataaaaatattataaataatattgggTAACATAAGTTTACtagtataatttattaaaaatattataaataaggttttat is part of the Impatiens glandulifera chromosome 1, dImpGla2.1, whole genome shotgun sequence genome and encodes:
- the LOC124919653 gene encoding syntaxin-61-like is translated as MSSAQDPFYIVKEEIQGSIDKLLSTFRQWEHIPSGSQEQQIMTKELLVGCESIEWQVDELDKAISVAARDPSCYGINEVELEKRRRWTSAARTQVGNVRKTIGKDMDGTTSSSSLSGLRRELMRLPNSHQNERTHQYNTTNNNDDFISSESDQQMLLIKQQDEELDQLSASVERIGDVGLTIHEELLAQENIIGELGTEMESTSNRLDFVQKKVGMVMKKAGVKGQLMMILFLVVLFIILFVLVFLT